A section of the Alkalihalobacillus sp. LMS39 genome encodes:
- a CDS encoding LTA synthase family protein gives MDRIRGSWSRLKFFWLAVVFLWIKSYILYKFGFRIETTSALQEVILFINPLSSVIILLGISLFMNAKWRDVFVVLFSLFGTLILYFNLLYSRFFADFLTLPVLFQTSNAKDLSSSITELMHVYDILLFVDILVLAFLVTKRTFKVQPYLRFERSTILALAVALFFVNLTIAQAERPQLLTRSFDRELLVKNIGMFNYHVYDAYIQSKSKAQRVFADSTEITTIKNYTRLNYKKPDEELFSIAEGKNVIVISLESLQSFVINNDLYGEEITPFLNELINDSYYFDNFYHQTAQGKTSDSEFLVSNSMYGRDSGAVFFTHSGNEFRGLPEILDENGYYTSVMHANNKSFWNRDVMYEALGYEHFYDLMYYDVHEENSIGWGLKDFDFFEQSIELLKTQPEPYYTKLITLTNHFPFELGEEDKYIDEFDSNSGTLNRYFPTVRYMDAAVEHFFTRLKEEGLYENSIFILYGDHYGISENHNRAMSMYLEKDEITPFDTIELQKVPLYIHIPGHKNNEIKHTVSGQIDIKPTILHLLGIHTRQEIQFGSDLFAPSRESIVVRRDGAFITDDVVFTKGDCYSKQTREITDIEKCEPYFSRAENDLYYSDKLLYGDLLRFID, from the coding sequence ATGGATAGAATAAGGGGTTCATGGTCAAGACTTAAGTTTTTTTGGTTGGCCGTTGTTTTCTTGTGGATTAAATCCTACATATTATATAAATTTGGGTTCCGCATTGAAACGACATCAGCGCTACAAGAAGTGATTTTGTTTATTAATCCATTAAGTTCAGTGATCATTTTATTAGGAATAAGTTTGTTTATGAATGCAAAATGGAGAGATGTATTTGTTGTCCTTTTCAGTCTTTTTGGGACATTAATCTTGTATTTTAACTTACTATATTCCAGATTTTTTGCAGATTTCTTAACATTGCCTGTCCTTTTTCAAACGAGCAATGCAAAAGATTTATCAAGTAGTATTACAGAGTTAATGCATGTGTACGATATCTTGTTATTTGTTGATATTCTTGTGCTAGCTTTTTTAGTCACAAAACGTACATTTAAAGTTCAGCCTTATTTGAGATTTGAACGAAGTACGATTTTAGCTCTAGCGGTTGCGCTATTTTTTGTGAATTTAACAATAGCTCAAGCGGAACGGCCGCAATTATTAACAAGGTCATTTGACCGTGAGTTATTAGTGAAAAATATTGGTATGTTTAATTATCACGTGTATGATGCGTATATCCAATCGAAATCAAAAGCTCAACGTGTGTTTGCCGATAGTACAGAAATTACAACGATAAAAAATTATACGAGACTTAATTATAAAAAACCGGATGAAGAGTTGTTTTCGATTGCAGAAGGGAAAAATGTCATTGTCATTTCACTCGAATCATTACAAAGCTTTGTCATAAACAATGACTTATATGGGGAGGAAATTACTCCTTTCTTAAATGAGCTTATCAATGATAGTTATTATTTTGATAATTTTTACCATCAAACTGCACAAGGAAAAACTTCAGATTCAGAGTTTCTCGTATCTAACTCGATGTATGGTCGAGATAGTGGAGCGGTTTTCTTTACTCATTCGGGAAATGAGTTTAGAGGATTACCAGAAATCCTCGATGAAAATGGGTATTACACATCTGTTATGCACGCGAATAACAAAAGCTTTTGGAATCGAGATGTGATGTATGAAGCACTTGGGTATGAGCATTTTTATGATTTAATGTATTATGATGTTCATGAAGAAAATTCTATAGGTTGGGGTTTAAAGGACTTTGATTTTTTTGAACAGTCGATAGAATTGTTAAAAACACAACCAGAGCCATATTATACAAAGTTAATTACACTGACTAACCACTTTCCTTTTGAATTAGGAGAGGAAGATAAATATATAGACGAGTTTGATTCAAATAGTGGCACATTAAACCGCTATTTTCCAACGGTTCGATATATGGATGCAGCCGTCGAACATTTCTTTACACGATTAAAAGAAGAAGGTCTATATGAAAATTCGATTTTCATTCTTTATGGAGACCACTATGGTATTTCTGAAAATCATAATCGTGCGATGAGTATGTATTTAGAAAAAGATGAAATCACACCGTTTGACACAATTGAGTTACAGAAAGTTCCATTGTACATTCATATTCCAGGACATAAAAACAATGAAATCAAACATACGGTGTCAGGACAAATCGATATCAAACCTACGATTCTACATTTACTAGGAATTCATACTAGACAAGAAATTCAATTTGGGTCTGATTTATTTGCTCCTAGTCGAGAGTCGATCGTCGTGCGACGTGACGGAGCATTTATAACGGATGATGTTGTCTTTACTAAAGGGGACTGTTACAGTAAGCAAACGAGAGAAATAACGGACATAGAGAAATGTGAGCCTTATTTTTCCCGAGCAGAAAATGATCTCTACTATTCTGATAAACTATTATATGGAGATTTACTTCGTTTTATTGACTAG
- a CDS encoding tetratricopeptide repeat protein — MKIKTACSLPLLIGVLFLLTGCSPIIQVFHEMLQTDKLQELYAVENYEEALVYINEEISKNPNQSWAYSDKGFILIEMQQYEEALPAIDKAIELDPNNEIALSNKSFALNYLTQYEEALEYSKKAIELNSNDPQNFINQGDAFLGLGECEKALESYEEAITISDQYPFAFYGRGASHYCLGQYYSASKDFEYFIEVENRHSGMAYWYLGDSYYFQDRYDEALDYYYKSIEIEPEDEWVYYDIAHTEMIIGNINQAIEIYGTMVDLFPQSEAEIYYRMSLTYATAFDHHKAIQFLSKAIDIDSSYIDFARNDPVFFDMENIEEFQNLIQ; from the coding sequence TTGAAAATAAAAACAGCTTGCTCACTTCCCCTCCTTATTGGTGTTCTCTTTTTATTAACTGGTTGTAGTCCGATCATTCAAGTGTTTCATGAGATGCTACAAACCGACAAACTTCAAGAGCTATATGCAGTAGAGAATTATGAAGAAGCCTTAGTATACATAAACGAAGAAATTTCTAAGAATCCTAATCAATCTTGGGCATATAGTGATAAAGGGTTTATTTTAATTGAAATGCAACAATATGAGGAAGCTCTTCCTGCCATCGATAAAGCGATCGAGTTAGACCCTAATAATGAAATTGCGCTTTCGAATAAAAGCTTTGCACTCAATTATTTAACTCAGTATGAAGAGGCTTTAGAATATAGTAAAAAAGCGATAGAACTTAATTCGAATGACCCACAAAACTTTATTAATCAAGGTGATGCTTTTCTCGGCTTAGGAGAATGCGAGAAAGCGTTAGAATCTTACGAAGAAGCCATTACGATTAGTGACCAATATCCTTTTGCTTTCTATGGTCGTGGAGCATCCCATTATTGTTTAGGTCAGTATTACAGTGCTTCAAAAGACTTTGAATATTTTATCGAAGTGGAAAACCGCCACAGCGGGATGGCGTATTGGTATTTAGGTGATAGTTATTATTTTCAAGACCGCTATGACGAAGCTCTGGACTATTATTATAAATCTATTGAGATTGAACCAGAAGACGAATGGGTTTACTATGATATTGCCCACACAGAAATGATAATTGGTAACATCAATCAAGCAATTGAAATATATGGAACGATGGTTGATTTATTTCCTCAAAGTGAAGCAGAAATTTACTATCGAATGAGTCTCACTTATGCAACAGCCTTTGATCATCATAAAGCAATACAATTTTTATCAAAAGCAATAGACATCGATTCATCATACATTGATTTTGCAAGAAATGACCCCGTATTTTTTGATATGGAAAATATCGAGGAATTTCAAAATTTGATTCAGTAA